Part of the Chitinophagales bacterium genome is shown below.
AATACTCTAAAATCATGGCCATGGAGGTGCATGGGATGTCGCATCATACTATTGTTAAAGAGAATGATGCGAATGTTTTCTCCTTTTTTTATTAATATTTTATCTGATTCAGAAACAACCTTATTATCGAGACTCCACACGTAGCGGTTCATATTGCCCGTTAAATCAAACCGTAATTCTTTTAAAGGACCTTCTGGTAAAGTGGTTTTTTTGGTGGCCCGGAGCATTGCATAGTTGAGAGTAACTATTTCTCCAGATTCACTTTCCATATTCATTCCCGGCATGGTTTCATGCTTTTGCATGTTATGCATATCATGTCCCTCTGGTGTCTCTTTTTCCGTTGTCTCTTTTTTGTTTTTCTTTTTTGATTTCGCTTCTCCAGTTATTTCAGGATACATAACCACATTCATATCCATCTCCTGATTCTGCATTTTCATACCCTCCATTTCAACCATATTTCCTTTCATGTCCATCATATCGTTCATCATTTTCATTCCCGGAAAATATTTTAGACGTGGAAGTTTTACTGCGGTTACTTTTTCACCTCTGCCTAACCATAATGACGCTGAAGCGGTACGGTCTTCTGGTGTCACTAAAAATTCGTATTGCTTATTCTCTGGAATTGTAACAATGACATCGTAGGTTTCAGAGACAGCAATAATGAGACGGTCAACTTCGACAGGTTCGACATCGTTACCATCAGTAGCTACCACAGTAATTTTACCGCCCGAGTAAGTCAGCCAGAAATAATCAGAAGCTCCACCATTGGCTATTCGTAACCGAACCTTATCTCCGGCTTTGAATTGTGTGTACTCACTTTGGTTTTTTCCGTTAATTAAAAAAGTGTTATACCAAACATCACTCACATCCATTGCATTCATGCGCTTCCATTCATTCGTCACTTTTACTCCGAAATGCCCGGATGCAATAGCTTCTGTGTAACTCTGCGTAGTTCCTTTTTTAATAGCAAACCAATCCGTAGCACCTTTAAGGCTGCGATGTACTTCTTCAGGTTTCATATTAGTCCATTCGCTCAATACAACCGGTATCGTAGGGATTTCGGATTCATTCCGTTTGTTCATAATAAACATACCATACATACCAATTTGCTCTTGTAATTTGCTGTGACTATGATACCAGTGGGTACCATGCTGAATTATGGGAAATTTGTATAAATACGTAGCGTGCGGTTTAATAGGCATTTGTGTAAGGAATGGAACACCGTCCATTTCATTAGGCAAAAACAATCCATGCCAATGAAGTGATGTTTCTTCCTTCAATTCATTGTGTACCCATATCTCTGCTGTATCACCCTCTGTGAATGTCAGTGTCGGCATAGGTATCTGCCCATTCACTGCAATCGCACGAACATCTTTTCCAGAAAAATTCACGATAGTATCGCGCACATACAAATCGTATCGTACAGTTCGCTGAGCGAAAACTGGTGCAGTAAACAAAGGGAGCAAAAGGGTCAATATAAATTTCTGCATGGTGTATGAAAGGTTAAAACAAGGAGTCACCAATGAAGGCGACTCCTTGATCATTAATTAATTACTGCTTTGCCTTCAAAGTTTCTTTAGTTGACCCGCAGGAAAGCATTTTTTTACCCATGTAAGGATTTACAATTTTCGATTGCTGACTTATCCAGTAGGCTCCTTTGTTATCATTTGCCATTGGGCAATACTGATAGTAGAGGTCTGCAGTATGGACGTTAAGCTCTTTGAGGAGCTTATACATATTTGAGGAGAGGGATATAAAATGTTCCCTCTGGTGATCAATTTCATCTGTACCTTTGATGTGTTCTGCATCATAGCTCAGCTTCTCATTGTATTTCATCCAGACTTCGTGCTGATCAGAAGGCATTTTATCCATGGGCACGTTGCCTATGGCGTCATACAATGATTTCGCTGCAATACGAGCGTTATTGGCCTGATCCTTTGCCAAGTTATCCTTGAGCTCCATGTAACTATTAACAACCGAACTAAACACTGAAGTACTATCAATGACTACGGGATTACTTACTGTTTGCGCACATGAAGGATGTACAATGGCAGTTGTTAAAATTACCATTGTGATAATTAGATTTTTCATTCTTAAGAAATTTTGATTATTGATTGAAATGAATTAACAGATTCACAGATATTTTTTGCTAAAAAATACCGTAGCTCGCCCTAATGACGAGAAGATGCGCAGAAGATCAAATTTGAAAACTCTTGATTAGAGTTCGAATACCCGCTTTAGGAGGTGGTGGATGAAAGACATTGTATTCAGCTAACGTTTCATGCACTTCTGTAAAGAATACGATAAGCTCAGGTTTAAGAAAAACCTGTATAAAAGAAAATGCCTTTGTAAAATCTGAGTTAAAGCCGACAAAATATTGCCCGGTGCTTGTGAAGAATGTTAAATGACCTTCCTGACAATCTTGAGCATCCTCTGTATTATCATTCGTATTACA
Proteins encoded:
- a CDS encoding multicopper oxidase domain-containing protein, whose protein sequence is MQKFILTLLLPLFTAPVFAQRTVRYDLYVRDTIVNFSGKDVRAIAVNGQIPMPTLTFTEGDTAEIWVHNELKEETSLHWHGLFLPNEMDGVPFLTQMPIKPHATYLYKFPIIQHGTHWYHSHSKLQEQIGMYGMFIMNKRNESEIPTIPVVLSEWTNMKPEEVHRSLKGATDWFAIKKGTTQSYTEAIASGHFGVKVTNEWKRMNAMDVSDVWYNTFLINGKNQSEYTQFKAGDKVRLRIANGGASDYFWLTYSGGKITVVATDGNDVEPVEVDRLIIAVSETYDVIVTIPENKQYEFLVTPEDRTASASLWLGRGEKVTAVKLPRLKYFPGMKMMNDMMDMKGNMVEMEGMKMQNQEMDMNVVMYPEITGEAKSKKKNKKETTEKETPEGHDMHNMQKHETMPGMNMESESGEIVTLNYAMLRATKKTTLPEGPLKELRFDLTGNMNRYVWSLDNKVVSESDKILIKKGENIRIILFNNSMMRHPMHLHGHDFRVLNGQGEYAPMKNIIDIMPMELDTIEFAASEPGGDWFFHCHILYHMMSGMGRVFSYETPAKTDIANAKVARRGLNSDDKRFHLMGRVGIETNGSDGEVMLSQTRWEASTMWHLGYHDEHGYESETMLGRYLGRMQWWYPYIGFDFHYKEEGHPHDNFFSLQGSPKNIFGNEDKNMFGQTSNKNDRQTVVAGIAYTLPMLFVADARIDGDGKFRVQLSREDVPISQRLRFNIMINTDKEYMAGFRYILTKYISASTHYDSDMGFGVGLTLTY
- a CDS encoding DUF3347 domain-containing protein, with protein sequence MKNLIITMVILTTAIVHPSCAQTVSNPVVIDSTSVFSSVVNSYMELKDNLAKDQANNARIAAKSLYDAIGNVPMDKMPSDQHEVWMKYNEKLSYDAEHIKGTDEIDHQREHFISLSSNMYKLLKELNVHTADLYYQYCPMANDNKGAYWISQQSKIVNPYMGKKMLSCGSTKETLKAKQ